The following DNA comes from Chryseobacterium gallinarum.
TAAAGCGGCCATTTGGGTCGGTGACTGTGGTATCAAATTTTTGGAAAAACCTCTGGTTTACACTTCCGCCATCAACTCCACCATTTGTGATGTTAGTAGAGCCTAATGCTTCATTCGTTAGGGATATGGAGGCTAAGGTTGCAGAGGCCGGGTTCATTGCTCCCCATTGGGTTACCCCAGAAGCATTGGTTGTAAGGACATATCCGTTAGCCGGTGCATTTGAAGGAAGAATCAGAGTCCTATTCGCAGGAAGATTAGCAGGCGATTGTATTGATATGGAATTAGCTCCGTTTGCCGCATCTTCATAAAACTTTAATGACGAAGCTGTACCGGACGGATTAGTGTTAAGTGAAATGTTACCTGCAACATCTAATTTTTCAGTAGGATTATTAGTTCCAATCCCAACTCTGTCATTAGATGCATCAATGCTTAAAGTATTGTTGTCAAAATTAATAGCATCAATTCCGGTTCCTGTGATCGCAAGTTTATTCACACCGGTTAGACCTGATATATTGGTTGGTTCCGTAAGGCTTCCTCCCAATTTCAAATTATTACCAGACATCGTTACACCATTGGTTGCTGTATACGGTACTGATATTTTCTGCCAGAGTGTACCGTCAAAATAATAGTAACCTACAGTATTGACATTGCTTCTAGGTGGGTTGGTATCTCCTCCCGATACATCACTGATATAAATCATAGCCCCCGTCTGATCTGCATTATAAACGGCTGTATTATCCGTTAGCTCTGCCCTGGTAACGCGAGGCGGTATTAAGCCATATACCTGCGTATTGTCTGCAATTCCTGATGCATTTCTTTTTGCGCTCACATCCAATGTAGATTTTGGTGATGCCGTATTTATTCCTACTTGGGAAAAAGCCATTGACGAAAAGAATAAAGCTGTGGTTAATAAAAAATTCTTCATAATTAAATGTTTTAGTTAAAAAATATAAAATGTGTTTATTAGTGTTGGTTTATCGGTTAAAATAGGTATAATCCATAAGTGTTATGAATTATACCTTTATTCACCAAGTGTGTAATAGAACCATTGGGAACTGCTACTATTGAAATAAATTGAGGGGCTGATGCAGTAAGTTCGGGTATAATTTAATGATGTTCCGGTCATCTGTCCTGTTGCATATTCCGTATTCCACCTTACCTCTTTTAAACATAAGAGCATAAAGACAAGTATTACCCGGCAGCGGAATTATTTTTCTCATGATAAAACAAACTTTCATGTAGCTAATTTTCATTTGTCAATTTGGTTTAAAATATTCCTAGTTGAATTGATTTTAAAGGAAATTGAATCACAAACATACTTATGTTGCAAAAAAATATGCGCACTGCATTTATACTTCATTTTATTTCACGTTGATTTTCAGATATATAAAATTGAATAACGTGTAAATGCAGTGCAGTAAAGAGGCAGTTAACAGACTATTAGTCCAAATTTATTGATTGAAGCCCATATCAGAAGATAGCTTTAATTCATACAAAGCCGAATAGTTAATTTTGCTCCGGCCGAAGCTCAGTCAGAGAAGGATGATGAGTGCCGTGACAAGTTGTAGACGTAGAAAATAAAAGATATCCATCAATCTATAGCCCACGAATTGTATTTCATTCAGATTTAATTAAAGAACTTCTGTAGAAGATATTTCTATGATAACTTTTGCAAAGCTCAATGCATTCCAATTCGGAAGCAACGCTAAAATTTTCTCTTCTATATATGAAAAATGCCCCCAAAAAGTTAGATACTTTTTGGGGGCATTCCAAAATGGAGTTCCGGGATTTTAATTTCTTCTATTAAATTTATTTGATCTCTACAGGTACTGAGATTTTATCCCAATCCATTGTGAATCCATTACTGTTTATTTTATAAACTAAAGTTTCCTGTGTTGCCGGTAAGGCTTTTGTTTTTACATCAACGCGTAAAGCATCTTTAGCTTGATCATACTTATAAGCGCCCCATTGTTTGGATTCTTTATTAAAAATTGCAGTCCAGGTTCCGCTTTCTTTGGGGATTAGGAAAAAGCTATATTTACCTTTAGGCAGCTTTTTACCCTGAACGGTAATATCCTTATCCGTTTCGAAAGTAGTTGCTTCATTGGCACCCGCACGCCAGACTTTATCGTAAGCTTCTAAACCACCCCAGATGGTACGTCCTTTAACGGAAGGACTGCTATAGTTTATTGTAATGGTTGCATCTTTAATTTTTCCTGTAGCAGTAGCCGGAGGGCTGGCAGGTTTTTTAGTGTCCTGTGCAAAGGCATTCAAGGAGATTGTCATTGTCGCAACAAGGACAGCAGCAGATTTAATGATGGTTTTCATATTATTTTTATTTGTTTGTTTTTGCGATTGTTTGTTTACGAATTTACTACTTTCGGCTTATAAAACAACAACCCTATTGCAGAAAATATAATGACTGCTGCTGCCCCAATTACATTAAGCCAAAGAAAAGAAACGATATTGAACTGATAAACGGCAATAACCGCAATTTCTGATAGTATTGCAGCAATAAATACATTGGAACCGGTGATTTTTTTATAGTAAAATGCGACCAGAAAAATCCCCAATATCGGGCCGTAGAAAAGAGAACCCAATACATTAACCGCTTCAATAAGGGACCCCATTTGCGTGGCAAACATAGCTACACCGATTGAGAAAATCCCCCAGGCTAAAGTATGCAGGCGGCTATACTTCAATTCGGTGGCATCATCAGGAGTTTCTTTTCTGAATATCAAATGAACATCTTTTAATGAGCAGGCGGCAAGGGAATTCAGCGCTGCCGAAATGGAACCCCAGCTAGCCAGAAAGATGACGGCAAACAGCAAACCGATCATCCCTGCAGGCAATGTATTTTTTACGAAATACAGGAAAATGTAATTCGTATCCGTCTTTTCCGCATTATAGTTTGAATTATTGATCGCTTCCTCTACCCTGCCGTGAAGTGCTTTTACCTGGCTTTGTGTGTTTTTAAAATCCTGAATTGCTTTTCGGAGTTGGGGAGAATGGGTTTCTTTCAACTTTAGAATTTCCTTCGATTCTTCATTAAATTGTATTTGTAAATCCTGATGTTCTTTTTCAAAAACCGCAGCCTGTTCAGGTTTTGTTTCTTTTAAATATTGATAAGAGCGTTCGTTAAAATAAATCGGGGCCGGTTTCAGAGAAAAGAATGCGAAAAGCAAACCACCGATCAGGAGAATAGCAAACTGCATCGGAATTTTAACCAATCCGTTCAGCAGCAAGCCCATTTTTGCATTGGTATTATCCTTTGCAGTAATATACCTTCCTACCTGGCTCTGGTCCGTACCAAAGTAAGAAAGTGCCAGAAAAAAACCGCCAATCAGCCCGCTCCAGATATTGTATTTATCTTTCCAATCGAATTCTGTGGTGATGACATTGAGCTTTCCGGATTTTCCTGCCAGATACAGCGCATCATTAAAACCAATTCCATCCGGCATATTCTGAATAAGCAGATATCCTGCAAATGCCATTGTTCCCAGGATAATGAGAAACTGTAGCTTCTGGGTATGAGCAATCGCTTTTGCACCGCCAATATAGGTATAAATCAACAGGATCCCACCTGTTAAAACATTGGTTACATAAATATTCCAGTTTAAAACGCTTGACAAGATGATACTCGGAGCGTAAATACTGATACCCGTTGACAAGCCTCTGGAAAAAAGGAAAAGTAGAGAAGTGAGCACCCTTGTTTTCTTATCAAAACGGTTCTCCAAATATTCGTAGGCGGTATAAACATTCAAGCGTTGAAAAATCGGGATGAAAGTGATACAGATCACAATCATTGCCAAAGGCAAACCAAAGTAATACTGAACGAAACGCATGCCGTCTGTGTACGCCTGGCCCGGCGCTGAAAGAAAGGTAATGGCACTTGCCTGGGTAGCCATAATACCTAAAAGGACAATGTACCAGGGCATTTTATTATCTGCTTTCAGGTAGGATTCGTTGTTTTTCTGGCCACGACCGGTGAATACACCGTAAACCACCACTACAACAAGTGTAAAAATAAGAACTGTCCAATCTATATTACTCATGCCCAGAATTTAGTAAACCAATAATAAAATGCGATCTGCAATACTAATGCAACAGCTAATAGTACGTACCAGATATTCCAATTTTTAAGTTGCTTGTTCATCAGTTTTTCTGTGCAGATAAAAAGTTAAAAAATAAACGTGCCGCCCCCACATTTCCCGCAGGCAGCTGTCTGAAAAAGGCCAATGGGGTGTAAATAAAATTACCCTTCCCGTATCGGGCATATAAAGTGGATCCCTGCAGTGGCTCTTCGTCTGTATCGTGCATTTCAAAAAGCGGTTCATACGCTGCATCCCATTGAGAAGGGAAATAGGCACCCCGCTCCTGTACCCAGCCTTTAAAGTCATCCGCAGTAATTTTATTCGGAAAGTTCAGTAATTTATGATTGGGATTTAAAAACCTAACCGCGGCATTTTCTTCGGTAACCCGCTTATTGGCAATACTGAAACTGTACATTCCCAATTGATTAACGGTTGTATCCTGGTTGGTGTTATACTGCATCACCAGATTGCCCCCGGCTTTCACATAAGACCATAAAAAAGGTATCCAGCGACCCAGCTTTTTCTCTGTGTTGTTGGCTCGAACACCAAGTACGATAGCATCATATTGTGACAGCTTGTTTTGACTCCCACTTCCAGCAGATTCATCTATGTTTCCATAAAAATCTTCGTCTTTCAGGACATCTACCTGAATACCTGCAATGCGCAGAAAATCAGGAATGAAATCACCCGCACCTTCTATGTAACCTACTTTTTTAACTTTTGCCTGGATATCACCCTTCATTACCGTTACCGTGGCAGGCGCAAAATATTGTAAGGAGGGTAAATGCGGGTACTGAATTAATACCTGTTTTTTATTATACGTGACTCCATCTGCAACAAAACTGGCATCCAATGGCAGGCGGGATGAGTGTATTGTGGCAAGCTTATCTTTTGGAATAATGTAATCAATGGTAGTATCTTTTCCATTGAGAGAACTTACATCAGTGCCGCCTAACCGTTCTCCGTTATACATCAGGTTGAGAACTCCTTTAGTAAACTGTTTGTTAGAATTAACCTTAACATTTAAACTTACATGTAAATCTTCATTATCTTTGACCAAATAAAGAGGTTGTGTAAATTTCAGTTCCAATGCAGGAACAATGCGCAGGGCTTCGACCACATCACCACGCACCGGGTCTAATTTTTTAAAAGATAAAGGAAGTTTAACCTGAAATTTTTCCGAACCGATTTTTAGATCAAGTAAAATATTAAGCGGCGATTCTGCCTCAGGCAAACCGATCAAAGTATCATCCGGAACAGAGAAAGTTGCTGCATTCGTAGCTGGTTTGGACAACCAGTAAGGTTCGGTAAGTGCTGCATCTGCAGGAATCTGAATATCATGCTCAATGGTAATTAAAGAATCTTTTGATAGTTTTCTGTTGAAGCTTTCTGATTGACTGAGCCATTTTACATTTTCTAAAACAACAGGATTTACAGCTCTTGCAATCAGATTTAACCTGAAAAGGTAATGATCGCCGGCAACCGCCTCAGGTTGACTGGTAACCACCTCGCCCATAAAGCCGGCACAGCTTAAAATGATACGGTCAAGTGATTTAATTTTATCCTTTCTTAGGGCTGAATCCTGGATTACCATAACCTTTTTTCGCAAAGCAAGTAAAGCAGGCAAGCTAAGCTCCGGATTATTGAAATTGAAAGCGGAAATAATTTTATCCAATGATTGATCAATATCAGCATTTCCTTGTGAAGTCCAGGTTTTAATGATTCCGTCAAAAAGTGTTGCTTTTGCAGGCTCGCCGGCAACGTGGGCAAAGTATTCAGTTCTGATACCGGCTACAGACTGTGTTCCCGCACCCTGGCTTTTATGTAAGCTTCTGCTTAATCCTGCCAATTCGCCATACCCCATTCCCAATTGCGCATCATATTGTCCAACGGTAACTTTCAGTTGATTTTCAGCGGTCGTATTGACTCCGCCAAAACGGAAAGTATTCCATAGTACACGTTTCGGTTGCCATACATTAACATATTTCAGTTGATCCGGAAAAGCGGTTTTATCGCCTGCCAGCCTAAAAGCTTTTTCTGCTACCACAGCCGAAGCTGCATGTTGTCCATGACCTGCCGCAGCCGTAGGAGGAAAACGGCAAATGATAACATCAGGACGGAATTGACGGATAACCCAGACAACGTCCGCTGTAATGCTATTTTCATCCCATTGTTTAAAGGTATCAGTCGTATTTTTAGAGAACCCGAAATCAATCGCACGGGTAAAAAACTGCTGGGCACCATCTAACTTTCTTGCCTCTAAAAGCTCATGCGTTCTGATTAACCCCAATGCTGCACCTTGCTCTGTGCCTAGTAAATTCTGACCACCATCTCCTCTGGTTAAAGACAAATAGCCTGTTTCTACATTCTGATCGTTGATTAACCAGGAGAGCAATCCTGTATTCTCATCATCGGGATGAGCTGCAAGGTATAAAACTTTAGGCAGCTGTTTAAGGGTTTTGAGTTCGCGGTAAATTTCAGATGATTTGGAAGGCCGGACCTGCTGGGCCGAACAGAAAACCGTATAAAAGCCAAGAATAAATACAGTGCTTACTTTTTTAAACATTTAAATTTGCTTTGCGGCAAATATAAGTAAATCGTTTTTCTTTCCACCTTAAAAGAATTGGACTGTGAATTTTACAAAAAACTTTTTAAACTTTTTTATTAAACCAAAATGGCACAAAGCTTTTTAAACACTTAAGTTATTTAAGTTATATACTTTGCGCATAATAAGTACACTAAAGTTTTTTTGAAAATCAAAGATTTTCAGCTTATGTGAACTTATTGCTGCGGTCTTACCTTAAACTTTCTACTTTCTAAAGTGTACTAAAAGTGTAACATTAAAAAATTTTGAGTAATATCCCGCCAAGTTCTCTTGCCCCAAAGGGGTTTACAATTAGAGTTTATCAATAAATTTATTATTTCTACTTATAATCATTTATATCTGACTATAATATATTCGGTTATATCTTTAATATATTAGAATAAATAATGAGTACAAATATCTATACATTGAACAAAAATCATCTTATCTTAGAGAAAAATAGAATTTATATAAATTAGTTTCAAACAATATAAAAATTTGAAATTCAACATATTACAAAACGATTCAAAATCTCCACATTTTAATTATGTATTACTAATTAATTAATTTTTTTCAACAATAAAGGAATTATTTTTATTTTTTTCATAAAAAAAGTTATATTTGATTTACCCAAATAACATCTTAATATGAAAACAAAATTTACACTATTCAGTGCTGTTCTTATTACTGGATTCTCATGTGCCCAAGTAGGTTTTAATACAACTTTACCAAAAACAACGATGGATGTATCTGCTAAAAGAGATACTTCAGGGCTGATTACGGATAACACACAAACATTCGGATTACAGGCTCCGAGGCTTACAAGAGCTGAGCTTACAGCCAATACGGCTACTTATGGCAGCGATCAAAGAGGAGCATTAATTTATATTACGGACGTTACTGGCGGAGATGCTACAGGACAACGTATCAATGTTACTGCTATGGGCTATTATTATTTTGACGGAGCAGTATGGCAAAGACTTACACAAGCAACAAATGCCATTTCTCCGGCGATTTCCGCATTACAATGTACTACAGCTTACTTAAATCCTTCTACGTATACTCCCGGTACTCCTTTCAACGGAAACCTGAGAGTGACCTACAGCCAGGGAAACGGAGGCTCGTATAATTCAGGCGCTCCTTTTACAGTGAACGGATTAACCTTCCAACTAAGACCCGGAACACTGGAGTTTGGTGATGGAGAATTGGTATTTTCAGTAACCGGAACTCCCACCACCGGTAATGATATGGCCCTTCCCCTGACTAGTGCTGCAGTTCCTTTCTTAACAGCAGGACAAAACTGTACTGCTACAGTGGGAAATACCAGCCGTGCAGACATCTCACCTGTCGCTGTGATGGGATATCCTACCCTAACAACCGATTCCAACGGGAAGCAAGCTTATACTTTACCCCTTACTACTCCGGATGGTAAGTATTCGATCAGGGTAATATTTGACACCACAAGTGGTACAACCGCTGCAGTTCCTAATGTGCAATTGTATAATAATACAGGTTCTACCGTTAATCTGTATTGGAATTATAATACGGAATATGGTGGTTATATCGGTTCAGCTGTAACAACAAACAATATTACTTCAGGAGTATGGGGCGGTATGGCAGATTCATCAGCTACCTGGTATCCTCAGGGCACAGGGGCAATAGGAAACGCTTACTGGGGGAATATAGGGATTATAGACGGATCCGGTGGTGGACCTGAGCATAGAAGATATACCTGGATAGACAGTAATCCTTCTTCAAAAACCGCTTATACCGCAACCATTATGGTAGGAGCACCCACTTCAGGCAGCGCCCAGCCCAACCTTTCTAAAATATTCATAAAGATAGAGCAAGTAAGAGCACAATAATATAATGCCCCTAAAAAAAGGGGCATTTTTTATCATCTACGAAGTTGACAATACATTTATGGATGTGAAATCATCAATGATATTCGCATCACTTACTCTCCGGAGTTACTGAATTTAGAGCAAGTTGAACAATATGCGCAAATTCAAGACAATTTGCGCATATTTGTTTTTACAAGATTAAATGTATCCATTATGTAAAAATGTAAAGATCCACCAATCACTTAACGTCTTTATTTATCTGGAAAGTATGCATCATCGTAATTCCGATTAAAACCTGTACATTATACTTTTTACATCAATAAGATATAACTCCATTTTTTTGCTTAAAATGCTATTTCTTGTCATAGGAAAACTTTAATGACGGAAAGTCTTTTTAATTTTCTACTTAATATGTATTGATATTGATCTTTTAAAAAAAAACAG
Coding sequences within:
- a CDS encoding DUF2911 domain-containing protein, which codes for MKTIIKSAAVLVATMTISLNAFAQDTKKPASPPATATGKIKDATITINYSSPSVKGRTIWGGLEAYDKVWRAGANEATTFETDKDITVQGKKLPKGKYSFFLIPKESGTWTAIFNKESKQWGAYKYDQAKDALRVDVKTKALPATQETLVYKINSNGFTMDWDKISVPVEIK
- a CDS encoding sodium:solute symporter; translation: MSNIDWTVLIFTLVVVVVYGVFTGRGQKNNESYLKADNKMPWYIVLLGIMATQASAITFLSAPGQAYTDGMRFVQYYFGLPLAMIVICITFIPIFQRLNVYTAYEYLENRFDKKTRVLTSLLFLFSRGLSTGISIYAPSIILSSVLNWNIYVTNVLTGGILLIYTYIGGAKAIAHTQKLQFLIILGTMAFAGYLLIQNMPDGIGFNDALYLAGKSGKLNVITTEFDWKDKYNIWSGLIGGFFLALSYFGTDQSQVGRYITAKDNTNAKMGLLLNGLVKIPMQFAILLIGGLLFAFFSLKPAPIYFNERSYQYLKETKPEQAAVFEKEHQDLQIQFNEESKEILKLKETHSPQLRKAIQDFKNTQSQVKALHGRVEEAINNSNYNAEKTDTNYIFLYFVKNTLPAGMIGLLFAVIFLASWGSISAALNSLAACSLKDVHLIFRKETPDDATELKYSRLHTLAWGIFSIGVAMFATQMGSLIEAVNVLGSLFYGPILGIFLVAFYYKKITGSNVFIAAILSEIAVIAVYQFNIVSFLWLNVIGAAAVIIFSAIGLLFYKPKVVNS
- a CDS encoding PIG-L family deacetylase, translated to MFKKVSTVFILGFYTVFCSAQQVRPSKSSEIYRELKTLKQLPKVLYLAAHPDDENTGLLSWLINDQNVETGYLSLTRGDGGQNLLGTEQGAALGLIRTHELLEARKLDGAQQFFTRAIDFGFSKNTTDTFKQWDENSITADVVWVIRQFRPDVIICRFPPTAAAGHGQHAASAVVAEKAFRLAGDKTAFPDQLKYVNVWQPKRVLWNTFRFGGVNTTAENQLKVTVGQYDAQLGMGYGELAGLSRSLHKSQGAGTQSVAGIRTEYFAHVAGEPAKATLFDGIIKTWTSQGNADIDQSLDKIISAFNFNNPELSLPALLALRKKVMVIQDSALRKDKIKSLDRIILSCAGFMGEVVTSQPEAVAGDHYLFRLNLIARAVNPVVLENVKWLSQSESFNRKLSKDSLITIEHDIQIPADAALTEPYWLSKPATNAATFSVPDDTLIGLPEAESPLNILLDLKIGSEKFQVKLPLSFKKLDPVRGDVVEALRIVPALELKFTQPLYLVKDNEDLHVSLNVKVNSNKQFTKGVLNLMYNGERLGGTDVSSLNGKDTTIDYIIPKDKLATIHSSRLPLDASFVADGVTYNKKQVLIQYPHLPSLQYFAPATVTVMKGDIQAKVKKVGYIEGAGDFIPDFLRIAGIQVDVLKDEDFYGNIDESAGSGSQNKLSQYDAIVLGVRANNTEKKLGRWIPFLWSYVKAGGNLVMQYNTNQDTTVNQLGMYSFSIANKRVTEENAAVRFLNPNHKLLNFPNKITADDFKGWVQERGAYFPSQWDAAYEPLFEMHDTDEEPLQGSTLYARYGKGNFIYTPLAFFRQLPAGNVGAARLFFNFLSAQKN